From a region of the Impatiens glandulifera chromosome 4, dImpGla2.1, whole genome shotgun sequence genome:
- the LOC124934180 gene encoding prosaposin-like isoform X2, translating to MMMMMASRTHRPAKAGMSLFVVLLVLSSCWISNARELTTSTHLSGEENEIVKSEKTSETGKVDLCTLCEQFSAEAVIYLSENKTQTQIIEILHKSCSRLVNLKQQCVTLVDYYAPFFFLEIETIQPDTFCQKVNLCNAVSEDKCEVCHHVIDEALTKLKDPDTQLEVIELLLKACNAVKGRAKKCKRMVLEYGPLVFANANHFLEEADICTLMHACPSSFVVIKQQPPLLSENASLTSSSI from the exons atgatgatgatgatggctTCCAGAACCCACCGCCCTGCAAAAG CAGGCATGTCTCTCTTTGTTGTTCTTCTAGTCTTGAGCTCTTGCTGGATCTCTAATGCAAGGGAACTGACAACTAGTACCCATCTTTCTGGTGAAGAAAATGAGATTGTTAAGTCAGAAAAGACATCTGAAACTGGAAAGGTTGATTTATGCACGTTGTGTGAACAATTCAGTGCTGAGGCAGTTATATACCTTTCAGAAAACAAGACACAGACTCAGATCATAGAAATCCTTCACAAATCCTGCTCTCGCCTAGTTAACCTTAAGCAGCAGTGCGTAACTTTGGTGGACTATTATGCTCCATTCTTCTTCTTGGAGATAGAAACGATACAACCCGATACCTTCTGCCAGAAGGTCAATCTTTGTAATGCTGTATCTGAGGATAAGTGTGAAGTATGCCACCATGTAATTGATGAAGCTCTAACTAAATTAAAAGATCCAGACACCCAG TTGGAGGTTATTGAACTGCTTCTCAAGGCATGTAATGCTGTCAAGGGCCGTGCCAAAAAG TGTAAAAGAATGGTTTTAGAGTATGGACCACTCGTCTTTGCCAATGCCAACCATTTTCTTGAGGAAGCAGATATTTGCACTTTGATGCATGCTTGCCCTTCTTCGTTCGTCGTGATCAAGCAACAGCCACCATTGTTGTCGGAGAATGCATCCCTTACAAGTTCCTCAATATGA
- the LOC124934180 gene encoding prosaposin-like isoform X1 encodes MMMMMASRTHRPAKAAGMSLFVVLLVLSSCWISNARELTTSTHLSGEENEIVKSEKTSETGKVDLCTLCEQFSAEAVIYLSENKTQTQIIEILHKSCSRLVNLKQQCVTLVDYYAPFFFLEIETIQPDTFCQKVNLCNAVSEDKCEVCHHVIDEALTKLKDPDTQLEVIELLLKACNAVKGRAKKCKRMVLEYGPLVFANANHFLEEADICTLMHACPSSFVVIKQQPPLLSENASLTSSSI; translated from the exons atgatgatgatgatggctTCCAGAACCCACCGCCCTGCAAAAG CAGCAGGCATGTCTCTCTTTGTTGTTCTTCTAGTCTTGAGCTCTTGCTGGATCTCTAATGCAAGGGAACTGACAACTAGTACCCATCTTTCTGGTGAAGAAAATGAGATTGTTAAGTCAGAAAAGACATCTGAAACTGGAAAGGTTGATTTATGCACGTTGTGTGAACAATTCAGTGCTGAGGCAGTTATATACCTTTCAGAAAACAAGACACAGACTCAGATCATAGAAATCCTTCACAAATCCTGCTCTCGCCTAGTTAACCTTAAGCAGCAGTGCGTAACTTTGGTGGACTATTATGCTCCATTCTTCTTCTTGGAGATAGAAACGATACAACCCGATACCTTCTGCCAGAAGGTCAATCTTTGTAATGCTGTATCTGAGGATAAGTGTGAAGTATGCCACCATGTAATTGATGAAGCTCTAACTAAATTAAAAGATCCAGACACCCAG TTGGAGGTTATTGAACTGCTTCTCAAGGCATGTAATGCTGTCAAGGGCCGTGCCAAAAAG TGTAAAAGAATGGTTTTAGAGTATGGACCACTCGTCTTTGCCAATGCCAACCATTTTCTTGAGGAAGCAGATATTTGCACTTTGATGCATGCTTGCCCTTCTTCGTTCGTCGTGATCAAGCAACAGCCACCATTGTTGTCGGAGAATGCATCCCTTACAAGTTCCTCAATATGA
- the LOC124934178 gene encoding probable receptor-like protein kinase At1g80640 isoform X5, producing MKKKKQQHFLGKLGMNRLIPIWVFTYISIISICFARLEPPIPSIADPVLPTEKQLPFPQISPQMEPDAPPLKGKPVVGPIMSRFNSLKIGGKKTGSIALMDYELLVAATNNFEENNVIGKGRFGHVYKACFNSSLSAAVKTFEHGDFDAQKEFQQKEVDWLSKIQHHNIVSLLGYCIHGQTRILVYEMMHNGSLDFHLHGPSQGSALTWHVRMKIALDIARGLEFLHENCHPVVIHRDIKSSNILLDLNFNAKISHFGLAISGGTTNKNNVKLPETTPGYVAPEYLSEGKLTDKSDVYAFGIILLELLMGRRPVEETSEFIVNWQAMPQLTDRTKLPKIVDPVIQNTMDVKHLYQVAAVAVLCVQQEPSYRPLITDVLHSLIPLVPLELGGSLRVQETA from the exons atgaagaagaagaaacagcaGCATTTTTTAGGAAAACTAGGCATGAATCGGCTCATACCCATTTGGGTTTTTACTTACATTTCGATCATTTCCATATGTTTCGCCAGATTGGAACCTCCAATTCCTTCCATAGCCGACCCTGTTCTACCTACTGAGAAACAACTGCCCTTTCCTCAAATTTCACCTCAGATGGAACCTG ATGCTCCTCCTTTGAAAGGAAAACCAGTGGTGGGTCCAATTATGAGTAGATTCAACTCTTTGAAAATTGGTGGTAAAAAGACAGGTTCGATTGCTTTGATGGATTATGAGTTGTTAGTAGCTGCAACCAACAATTTCGAGGAGAATAATGTTATTGGCAAGGGGAGATTCGGTCATGTCTACAAGGCTTGTTTCAATAGCTCACTTTCTGCTGCTGTCAAAACATTTGAACATGGAGATTTCGATGCTCAAAAGGAATTTCAG CAGAAAGAGGTTGATTGGTTAAGTAAAATCCAACATCACAACATAGTTTCTCTTTTGGGTTACTGTATTCATGGCCAGACACGAATTCTGGTCTACGAAATGATGCATAACGGTTCCTTGGATTTCCATTTGCATG GACCATCCCAAGGATCAGCTTTGACATGGCATGTGAGAATGAAAATTGCTTTGGATATAGCAAG AGGATTGGAATTTCTTCATGAGAACTGTCACCCTGTTGTGATTCATAGAGACATTAAATCTTCCAACATCCTTTTGGATTTAAATTTCAATGCTAAG atttctcattttggcCTTGCCATAAGTGGGGGAACAACAAATAAGAACAATGTGAAGCTTCCTGAAACAACCCCGGGTTATGTTGCACCTGAGTACCTCTCAGAAG GGAAATTGACTGACAAGAGCGATGTGTATGCGTTTGGGATTATACTTTTGGAGCTTCTTATGGGAAGGAGGCCAGTGGAGGAAACTTCAGAGTTCATAGTCAACTGG cAGGCGATGCCTCAGCTAACTGATCGAACAAAGCTTCCAAAAATTGTGGATCCAGTGATTCAGAACACGATGGACGTTAAACATTTGTACCAA gtTGCTGCTGTGGCTGTGTTGTGTGTACAACAGGAACCAAGTTATAGGCCTTTGATAACCGATGTTTTGCATTCCCTCATTCCACTTGTGCCGCTTGAACTTGGAGGTTCGTTGAGAGTCCAAGAAACCGCGTAA
- the LOC124934178 gene encoding probable receptor-like protein kinase At1g80640 isoform X1: MKKKKQQHFLGKLGMNRLIPIWVFTYISIISICFARLEPPIPSIADPVLPTEKQLPFPQISPQMEPEVRIVHHQDLNKKILVALVVASSLLGGTLLSMFCLWICKEKFLNSTKSKQKQQNQYDAPPLKGKPVVGPIMSRFNSLKIGGKKTGSIALMDYELLVAATNNFEENNVIGKGRFGHVYKACFNSSLSAAVKTFEHGDFDAQKEFQQKEVDWLSKIQHHNIVSLLGYCIHGQTRILVYEMMHNGSLDFHLHGPSQGSALTWHVRMKIALDIARGLEFLHENCHPVVIHRDIKSSNILLDLNFNAKISHFGLAISGGTTNKNNVKLPETTPGYVAPEYLSEGKLTDKSDVYAFGIILLELLMGRRPVEETSEFIVNWQAMPQLTDRTKLPKIVDPVIQNTMDVKHLYQVAAVAVLCVQQEPSYRPLITDVLHSLIPLVPLELGGSLRVQETA, encoded by the exons atgaagaagaagaaacagcaGCATTTTTTAGGAAAACTAGGCATGAATCGGCTCATACCCATTTGGGTTTTTACTTACATTTCGATCATTTCCATATGTTTCGCCAGATTGGAACCTCCAATTCCTTCCATAGCCGACCCTGTTCTACCTACTGAGAAACAACTGCCCTTTCCTCAAATTTCACCTCAGATGGAACCTG AGGTCAGAATTGTTCATCACCAGGACCTGAACAAGAAAATTCTTGTAGCACTTGTTGTTGCCTCAAGTCTTCTTGGTGGAACTTTGTTGTCTATGTTTTGTTTATGGATTTGCAAGGAGAAATTCTTGAATTCAACTAAATCTAAACAGAAGCAACAAAACCAATATG ATGCTCCTCCTTTGAAAGGAAAACCAGTGGTGGGTCCAATTATGAGTAGATTCAACTCTTTGAAAATTGGTGGTAAAAAGACAGGTTCGATTGCTTTGATGGATTATGAGTTGTTAGTAGCTGCAACCAACAATTTCGAGGAGAATAATGTTATTGGCAAGGGGAGATTCGGTCATGTCTACAAGGCTTGTTTCAATAGCTCACTTTCTGCTGCTGTCAAAACATTTGAACATGGAGATTTCGATGCTCAAAAGGAATTTCAG CAGAAAGAGGTTGATTGGTTAAGTAAAATCCAACATCACAACATAGTTTCTCTTTTGGGTTACTGTATTCATGGCCAGACACGAATTCTGGTCTACGAAATGATGCATAACGGTTCCTTGGATTTCCATTTGCATG GACCATCCCAAGGATCAGCTTTGACATGGCATGTGAGAATGAAAATTGCTTTGGATATAGCAAG AGGATTGGAATTTCTTCATGAGAACTGTCACCCTGTTGTGATTCATAGAGACATTAAATCTTCCAACATCCTTTTGGATTTAAATTTCAATGCTAAG atttctcattttggcCTTGCCATAAGTGGGGGAACAACAAATAAGAACAATGTGAAGCTTCCTGAAACAACCCCGGGTTATGTTGCACCTGAGTACCTCTCAGAAG GGAAATTGACTGACAAGAGCGATGTGTATGCGTTTGGGATTATACTTTTGGAGCTTCTTATGGGAAGGAGGCCAGTGGAGGAAACTTCAGAGTTCATAGTCAACTGG cAGGCGATGCCTCAGCTAACTGATCGAACAAAGCTTCCAAAAATTGTGGATCCAGTGATTCAGAACACGATGGACGTTAAACATTTGTACCAA gtTGCTGCTGTGGCTGTGTTGTGTGTACAACAGGAACCAAGTTATAGGCCTTTGATAACCGATGTTTTGCATTCCCTCATTCCACTTGTGCCGCTTGAACTTGGAGGTTCGTTGAGAGTCCAAGAAACCGCGTAA
- the LOC124934178 gene encoding probable receptor-like protein kinase At1g80640 isoform X3, with protein MKKKKQQHFLGKLGMNRLIPIWVFTYISIISICFARLEPPIPSIADPVLPTEKQLPFPQISPQMEPEVRIVHHQDLNKKILVALVVASSLLGGTLLSMFCLWICKEKFLNSTKSKQKQQNQYDAPPLKGKPVVGPIMSRFNSLKIGGKKTGSIALMDYELLVAATNNFEENNVIGKGRFGHVYKACFNSSLSAAVKTFEHGDFDAQKEFQQKEVDWLSKIQHHNIVSLLGYCIHGQTRILVYEMMHNGSLDFHLHGPSQGSALTWHVRMKIALDIARGLEFLHENCHPVVIHRDIKSSNILLDLNFNAKISHFGLAISGGTTNKNNVKLPETTPGYVAPEYLSEGKLTDKSDVYAFGIILLELLMGRRPVEETSEFIVNWAMPQLTDRTKLPKIVDPVIQNTMDVKHLYQVAAVAVLCVQQEPSYRPLITDVLHSLIPLVPLELGGSLRVQETA; from the exons atgaagaagaagaaacagcaGCATTTTTTAGGAAAACTAGGCATGAATCGGCTCATACCCATTTGGGTTTTTACTTACATTTCGATCATTTCCATATGTTTCGCCAGATTGGAACCTCCAATTCCTTCCATAGCCGACCCTGTTCTACCTACTGAGAAACAACTGCCCTTTCCTCAAATTTCACCTCAGATGGAACCTG AGGTCAGAATTGTTCATCACCAGGACCTGAACAAGAAAATTCTTGTAGCACTTGTTGTTGCCTCAAGTCTTCTTGGTGGAACTTTGTTGTCTATGTTTTGTTTATGGATTTGCAAGGAGAAATTCTTGAATTCAACTAAATCTAAACAGAAGCAACAAAACCAATATG ATGCTCCTCCTTTGAAAGGAAAACCAGTGGTGGGTCCAATTATGAGTAGATTCAACTCTTTGAAAATTGGTGGTAAAAAGACAGGTTCGATTGCTTTGATGGATTATGAGTTGTTAGTAGCTGCAACCAACAATTTCGAGGAGAATAATGTTATTGGCAAGGGGAGATTCGGTCATGTCTACAAGGCTTGTTTCAATAGCTCACTTTCTGCTGCTGTCAAAACATTTGAACATGGAGATTTCGATGCTCAAAAGGAATTTCAG CAGAAAGAGGTTGATTGGTTAAGTAAAATCCAACATCACAACATAGTTTCTCTTTTGGGTTACTGTATTCATGGCCAGACACGAATTCTGGTCTACGAAATGATGCATAACGGTTCCTTGGATTTCCATTTGCATG GACCATCCCAAGGATCAGCTTTGACATGGCATGTGAGAATGAAAATTGCTTTGGATATAGCAAG AGGATTGGAATTTCTTCATGAGAACTGTCACCCTGTTGTGATTCATAGAGACATTAAATCTTCCAACATCCTTTTGGATTTAAATTTCAATGCTAAG atttctcattttggcCTTGCCATAAGTGGGGGAACAACAAATAAGAACAATGTGAAGCTTCCTGAAACAACCCCGGGTTATGTTGCACCTGAGTACCTCTCAGAAG GGAAATTGACTGACAAGAGCGATGTGTATGCGTTTGGGATTATACTTTTGGAGCTTCTTATGGGAAGGAGGCCAGTGGAGGAAACTTCAGAGTTCATAGTCAACTGG GCGATGCCTCAGCTAACTGATCGAACAAAGCTTCCAAAAATTGTGGATCCAGTGATTCAGAACACGATGGACGTTAAACATTTGTACCAA gtTGCTGCTGTGGCTGTGTTGTGTGTACAACAGGAACCAAGTTATAGGCCTTTGATAACCGATGTTTTGCATTCCCTCATTCCACTTGTGCCGCTTGAACTTGGAGGTTCGTTGAGAGTCCAAGAAACCGCGTAA
- the LOC124934178 gene encoding probable receptor-like protein kinase At1g80640 isoform X4 translates to MKKKKQQHFLGKLGMNRLIPIWVFTYISIISICFARLEPPIPSIADPVLPTEKQLPFPQISPQMEPEVRIVHHQDLNKKILVALVVASSLLGGTLLSMFCLWICKEKFLNSTKSKQKQQNQYDAPPLKGKPVVGPIMSRFNSLKIGGKKTGSIALMDYELLVAATNNFEENNVIGKGRFGHVYKACFNSSLSAAVKTFEHGDFDAQKEFQKEVDWLSKIQHHNIVSLLGYCIHGQTRILVYEMMHNGSLDFHLHGPSQGSALTWHVRMKIALDIARGLEFLHENCHPVVIHRDIKSSNILLDLNFNAKISHFGLAISGGTTNKNNVKLPETTPGYVAPEYLSEGKLTDKSDVYAFGIILLELLMGRRPVEETSEFIVNWAMPQLTDRTKLPKIVDPVIQNTMDVKHLYQVAAVAVLCVQQEPSYRPLITDVLHSLIPLVPLELGGSLRVQETA, encoded by the exons atgaagaagaagaaacagcaGCATTTTTTAGGAAAACTAGGCATGAATCGGCTCATACCCATTTGGGTTTTTACTTACATTTCGATCATTTCCATATGTTTCGCCAGATTGGAACCTCCAATTCCTTCCATAGCCGACCCTGTTCTACCTACTGAGAAACAACTGCCCTTTCCTCAAATTTCACCTCAGATGGAACCTG AGGTCAGAATTGTTCATCACCAGGACCTGAACAAGAAAATTCTTGTAGCACTTGTTGTTGCCTCAAGTCTTCTTGGTGGAACTTTGTTGTCTATGTTTTGTTTATGGATTTGCAAGGAGAAATTCTTGAATTCAACTAAATCTAAACAGAAGCAACAAAACCAATATG ATGCTCCTCCTTTGAAAGGAAAACCAGTGGTGGGTCCAATTATGAGTAGATTCAACTCTTTGAAAATTGGTGGTAAAAAGACAGGTTCGATTGCTTTGATGGATTATGAGTTGTTAGTAGCTGCAACCAACAATTTCGAGGAGAATAATGTTATTGGCAAGGGGAGATTCGGTCATGTCTACAAGGCTTGTTTCAATAGCTCACTTTCTGCTGCTGTCAAAACATTTGAACATGGAGATTTCGATGCTCAAAAGGAATTTCAG AAAGAGGTTGATTGGTTAAGTAAAATCCAACATCACAACATAGTTTCTCTTTTGGGTTACTGTATTCATGGCCAGACACGAATTCTGGTCTACGAAATGATGCATAACGGTTCCTTGGATTTCCATTTGCATG GACCATCCCAAGGATCAGCTTTGACATGGCATGTGAGAATGAAAATTGCTTTGGATATAGCAAG AGGATTGGAATTTCTTCATGAGAACTGTCACCCTGTTGTGATTCATAGAGACATTAAATCTTCCAACATCCTTTTGGATTTAAATTTCAATGCTAAG atttctcattttggcCTTGCCATAAGTGGGGGAACAACAAATAAGAACAATGTGAAGCTTCCTGAAACAACCCCGGGTTATGTTGCACCTGAGTACCTCTCAGAAG GGAAATTGACTGACAAGAGCGATGTGTATGCGTTTGGGATTATACTTTTGGAGCTTCTTATGGGAAGGAGGCCAGTGGAGGAAACTTCAGAGTTCATAGTCAACTGG GCGATGCCTCAGCTAACTGATCGAACAAAGCTTCCAAAAATTGTGGATCCAGTGATTCAGAACACGATGGACGTTAAACATTTGTACCAA gtTGCTGCTGTGGCTGTGTTGTGTGTACAACAGGAACCAAGTTATAGGCCTTTGATAACCGATGTTTTGCATTCCCTCATTCCACTTGTGCCGCTTGAACTTGGAGGTTCGTTGAGAGTCCAAGAAACCGCGTAA
- the LOC124934178 gene encoding probable receptor-like protein kinase At1g80640 isoform X2, translating into MKKKKQQHFLGKLGMNRLIPIWVFTYISIISICFARLEPPIPSIADPVLPTEKQLPFPQISPQMEPEVRIVHHQDLNKKILVALVVASSLLGGTLLSMFCLWICKEKFLNSTKSKQKQQNQYDAPPLKGKPVVGPIMSRFNSLKIGGKKTGSIALMDYELLVAATNNFEENNVIGKGRFGHVYKACFNSSLSAAVKTFEHGDFDAQKEFQKEVDWLSKIQHHNIVSLLGYCIHGQTRILVYEMMHNGSLDFHLHGPSQGSALTWHVRMKIALDIARGLEFLHENCHPVVIHRDIKSSNILLDLNFNAKISHFGLAISGGTTNKNNVKLPETTPGYVAPEYLSEGKLTDKSDVYAFGIILLELLMGRRPVEETSEFIVNWQAMPQLTDRTKLPKIVDPVIQNTMDVKHLYQVAAVAVLCVQQEPSYRPLITDVLHSLIPLVPLELGGSLRVQETA; encoded by the exons atgaagaagaagaaacagcaGCATTTTTTAGGAAAACTAGGCATGAATCGGCTCATACCCATTTGGGTTTTTACTTACATTTCGATCATTTCCATATGTTTCGCCAGATTGGAACCTCCAATTCCTTCCATAGCCGACCCTGTTCTACCTACTGAGAAACAACTGCCCTTTCCTCAAATTTCACCTCAGATGGAACCTG AGGTCAGAATTGTTCATCACCAGGACCTGAACAAGAAAATTCTTGTAGCACTTGTTGTTGCCTCAAGTCTTCTTGGTGGAACTTTGTTGTCTATGTTTTGTTTATGGATTTGCAAGGAGAAATTCTTGAATTCAACTAAATCTAAACAGAAGCAACAAAACCAATATG ATGCTCCTCCTTTGAAAGGAAAACCAGTGGTGGGTCCAATTATGAGTAGATTCAACTCTTTGAAAATTGGTGGTAAAAAGACAGGTTCGATTGCTTTGATGGATTATGAGTTGTTAGTAGCTGCAACCAACAATTTCGAGGAGAATAATGTTATTGGCAAGGGGAGATTCGGTCATGTCTACAAGGCTTGTTTCAATAGCTCACTTTCTGCTGCTGTCAAAACATTTGAACATGGAGATTTCGATGCTCAAAAGGAATTTCAG AAAGAGGTTGATTGGTTAAGTAAAATCCAACATCACAACATAGTTTCTCTTTTGGGTTACTGTATTCATGGCCAGACACGAATTCTGGTCTACGAAATGATGCATAACGGTTCCTTGGATTTCCATTTGCATG GACCATCCCAAGGATCAGCTTTGACATGGCATGTGAGAATGAAAATTGCTTTGGATATAGCAAG AGGATTGGAATTTCTTCATGAGAACTGTCACCCTGTTGTGATTCATAGAGACATTAAATCTTCCAACATCCTTTTGGATTTAAATTTCAATGCTAAG atttctcattttggcCTTGCCATAAGTGGGGGAACAACAAATAAGAACAATGTGAAGCTTCCTGAAACAACCCCGGGTTATGTTGCACCTGAGTACCTCTCAGAAG GGAAATTGACTGACAAGAGCGATGTGTATGCGTTTGGGATTATACTTTTGGAGCTTCTTATGGGAAGGAGGCCAGTGGAGGAAACTTCAGAGTTCATAGTCAACTGG cAGGCGATGCCTCAGCTAACTGATCGAACAAAGCTTCCAAAAATTGTGGATCCAGTGATTCAGAACACGATGGACGTTAAACATTTGTACCAA gtTGCTGCTGTGGCTGTGTTGTGTGTACAACAGGAACCAAGTTATAGGCCTTTGATAACCGATGTTTTGCATTCCCTCATTCCACTTGTGCCGCTTGAACTTGGAGGTTCGTTGAGAGTCCAAGAAACCGCGTAA
- the LOC124936762 gene encoding uncharacterized protein LOC124936762 — protein MSHEEDDDWVQAAMEDDSMVAEVLMTMRYAAVIPINSEQDRSLLQSFPTDWRVRQRRTKPSTDSKKRSTSTVSPSTPLSWSGGSAAAAAADGFEEESSRPPDSARSKVSIGVGTSTTTTTKKIRKKRNVTELKEEEVLLISQKTHLTKELAAVNVNLENQRATNQDLKRLKVDFDGDGEGEGDTGRRFLLPDLNLPYEDNSM, from the exons atGAGCCACGAAGAAGACGACGATTGGGTACAAGCTGCCATGGAAGACGACTCTATGGTTGCAGAAGTTCTTATGACTATGAGATACGCCGCCGTCATTCCGATTAATTCGGAACAGGACCGTTCTTTGTTGCAATCTTTTCCGACTGATTGGCGCGTGCGACAGCGTCGTACCAAACCGTCCACTGATTCGAAGAAGAGATCAACGTCGACGGTTAGTCCTTCCACGCCTCTTTCCTGGAGCGGAGgatccgccgccgccgccgccgccgatGGATTCGAGGAGGAGTCTAGTCGGCCGCCAGATTCGGCTAGATCTAAG GTTAGTATAGGAGTGGGAACATCAACAAcaactacaacaaaaaagattAGAAAGAAAAGG aATGTGACTGAGCTTAAGGAGGAGGAGGTGTTGCTGATAAGTCAAAAAACACATTTGACAAAA GAATTAGCTGCAGTAAATGTGAATTTGGAGAACCAGAGAGCAACAAATCAAGACTTGAAGAGATTAAAg gttgattttgatggagatggagaaggagaaggagataCTGGTCGTAGGTTTCTACTTCCTGACCTAAATTTACCTTATGAAGATAATtccatgtga
- the LOC124935641 gene encoding probable inactive receptor-like protein kinase At3g56050, with the protein MVVVDKLFHHKLYNGYIKRTSKFMAYDDQNQCKLFSFKNYSSSVNLCNNSLWGRVSEEIGKLKELEVLDLGYNNFSGSLPINLGNNFPSSSPLSSSPSKSFVPSPSPVLTPISRPETLLPPLSHPSLPPSPNMIPHNHSKHMYRAMIWSGVGGSFFFVPSALGIFFCRRNKVVMVGPWATGLSGQLRKAFVIGVPKLQRSELVTSCEDFSNIIGSLSDGTVYKRTFSSGVEIAVISTAMKFAEDWSKSLEGQFRKKIATLSRVNHKNFVNLIGFCEEEQPFTRMMVFEYALNGTLFEHLHSKFHPLLMVSSVTDHVRMQDSGAKAADFDDDDGGGLVVTLPLPMNGQAAIPTALLPTIVVSEPIGFPMDPEYDLEIKGDVESECSKYGPILHIHFRAATSQRPVP; encoded by the exons ATGGTGGTTGTCGACAAACTCTTTCATCACAAACTCTACAATGGTTACATCAAGCGCACCTCCAAATTCATGGCTTACGACGATCAGAATCAGTGTAAACTCTTTTCTTTTAAGAACTATAGTTCTTCAGT CAATTTATGCAATAACTCTTTGTGGGGAAGAGTTTCAGAAGAGATTGGGAAACTTAAAGAATTGGAAGTGTTGGATCTAGGCTACAATAATTTTAGTGGATCTTTGCCAATAAATCTTGGCAACAATTT CCCATCATCATCACCATTATCATCTTCTCCATCTAAATCATTTGTTCCATCACCTTCTCCTGTATTGACACCAATTTCACGACCAGAAACTCTTTTACCTCCACTAAGCCATCCTTCTTTGCCACCTTCCCCAAATATGATTCCCCACAATCACTCCAAACACATGTACCGTGCGATGATCTGGTCTGGAGTAGGAGGGTCTTTTTTCTTTGTGCCTTCCGCTCTTGGCATTTTCTTTTGTCGACGAAATAAGGTGGTAATGGTGGGACCTTGGGCTACTGGGTTGAGTGGTCAGCTAAGAAAAGCATTTGTCATCG GTGTTCCAAAGCTGCAGAGATCGGAACTGGTAACTTCTTGCGAAGATTTCAGTAATATAATCGGTTCATTATCAGACGGAACAGTTTATAAAAGGACTTTTTCTAGTGGAGTAGAGATAGCAGTTATTTCTACAGCAATGAAGTTTGCTGAAGATTGGTCTAAATCATTAGAGGGTCAATTCAGAAAGAAG ATTGCCACACTTTCACGGGTAAACCATAAGAACTTTGTGAATTTGATCGGTTTTTGTGAAGAAGAGCAGCCTTTCACAAGAATGATGGTCTTCGAATATGCTCTAAACGGAACACTTTTTGAGCACCTGCATAGTAAGTTTCATCCGTTACTGATG GTTTCATCAGTTACTGATCATGTTAGGATGCAAGACTCAGGTGCCAAAGCAGCTGATTTTGATGATGACGATGGTGGTGGTCTG GTTGTTaccttacccttacccatgaaTGGACAAGCTGCCATTCCTACTGCACTTCTTCCAACAATTGTGGTGTCGGAGCCTATTGGATTCCCA ATGGACCCAGAGtatgatttggaaatcaaaGGTGATGTTGAGTCAGAATGTTCCAAATATGGTCCAATTCTGCATATCCATTTCAGGGCTGCTACTTCCCAAAGGCCtg TGCCCTAA
- the LOC124935679 gene encoding uncharacterized serine-rich protein C215.13-like encodes MIMNRNRSNKKILHSSSSFQRSISPSGRFCSSSISSSSSTFASSISGLSTRSPGFFIRSTSPTRVNFGSSQTSPSIRFSIDRSTSPGRSIAVSNKPNQKVSNQKKTCMCSPTTHPGSFRCSLHKNTNNRRSRNEATSYHSNRLYARRSAMTNSLVRIGTVEGDLMKRALASLIRPSSHQQRRRADFQPRPSRLSIMSKAED; translated from the coding sequence ATGATCATGAATCGTAACAGATCGAACAAGAAAATCCTCCATAGCAGTAGCAGTTTCCAGAGATCAATCTCTCCTTCTGGAAGATTCTGTTCTTCGTCAATTTCATCGTCGTCATCTACCTTTGCATCGTCAATCTCTGGATTATCTACTCGCTCTCCAGGTTTTTTCATTCGATCTACTTCTCCAACACGCGTTAATTTCGGATCCTCACAAACATCTCCATCTATTCGTTTCTCAATCGATCGATCGACTTCTCCTGGCCGATCGATTGCCGTTTCCAACAAGCCGAATCAGAAGGTTTCTAATCAGAAGAAAACGTGTATGTGCTCGCCGACGACGCATCCAGGTTCGTTCCGATGTAGTTTACACAAGAACACGAACAATCGTCGGAGTCGGAACGAAGCGACGTCGTATCATTCGAATCGGCTTTATGCTCGTAGATCGGCTATGACGAATTCTCTTGTTCGGATTGGAACTGTTGAAGGAGATCTGATGAAGAGAGCTTTAGCTTCTTTGATTCGTCCTTCGTCGCATCAGCAAAGGAGACGAGCGGATTTCCAGCCAAGACCTAGTCGGCTTTCGATTATGTCGAAAGCTGAAGATTAA